Within the Agromyces atrinae genome, the region ACGACGACGCTCGGCCGGTTCTTGTCGCGTTCGACCATGCGCCGCGTGCGGTCGAGCAGGGCGTCGCTCCACTCGGGCGTCGCGGGCGGGTTGCCCTCCCACCCGGCGTAGATGAAGCCGTGCGTCTCGAGGTCGCCTTCTTCGACGACCCACAGGCCGTACTCGTCGCAGAGGCGCAGGAACTCGGGGTGCGGCGGGTAGTGACTGGTGCGCACCGCGTTGACGTTCGCCTGCTTCATCATGCGGATGTCGCGGATCATCGTCTCGCGGCTGAGAGTGCGGCCCGTGTCGGGGTCGTGCTCGTGCCGGTTGACGCCGCGGAAGAACACCTTCCGCCCGTTGACGGTGAGCACGCCGTCGACGATCGCGACCGTACGGAAGCCGATCGACAGCTCGACGATCTCGCCCGCCGATTCGAGCGTTCCCCGGTAGAGACGCGGCTGCTCGGCCGACCACGGTTCGACCGGGATGACGGCCGTCGACCCCGCGGGCATCTCGATGCCGAGCTCGGGAACACGCACGGTCGCGGCGACGTCGGCGGTCACGGTGAGAGTGCCCTCGCCGGTGACGTGGTCGTAGTCGGCGACGACGTGGTGGTCGTCGATCGAGCCCGCCGGGCGCTCGAGCAGCTCGACGTCGCGGAAGATGCCGGGCAGCCACCACATGTCCTGGTCTTCGACGTAGGTGCCGCTCGACCAGCGGTGCACGCGCACGAGCAGCACGTTCTCACCGGCGACGACGGGGGCATCGAACTCGAACGGCAGGCGGCTGCCCGTCGCGTAACCGAGCTCGCGGCCGTTGAGCCACACCTTCGCGGCCGAGTCGACGCCCTGGAAACGCAGTACCGCGGGGCCGAAGTCGGCGGGCACGTCGAAGACGAGTCGGTGGTCGCCCGTCGGGTTCTCGGTCGGCACGCGCGGGGGATCGATCGGGATCGGCAGCGCGGTGTTCGTGTAGAGCGGGCCTTCGTCGCTGCCGCGGAGCGACCGGGCCGGGCCACCCGCGAGCGGCGTGACGTCTTCGAGCACCCAGTGCGCGGGAACGCGCAGCGCGTCCCACGCGGAGTCGTCGAAACCGGGCGAGGAGATCTCGGCGCCGTCGCCCGCTCCCGCCGCGGTCGGGGCGAGCCGGAACCGCCACGTACCGCCGAGGTCGAGGCGGCGTGCGTTCGAGAGCGCGTCGGCGCGCGGAGCGCGGCGTCCGGCGCCGGGCGCGGTGGATTCCCAGTAGTTCGTCACGGTGTTCCCTGTCAGTCGACGACGGTGGAGGGCGCGGGGCCGAGGTTCTCGAGGTCGCTCCAGAACGTCTCGGGCACGACGGCGACCCGGCGTTCCTCGAGCTGGGCGATGCGCGCGGTCGACGAGATGCCGACGACGGTCGAGTCGATGAGCGGCGAGCGCAGCGAGAAGTGCAGTGCGGCGGTCGGCAGGTCGATGCCGTGGCGCGCGCACAATGCCTCGACGCGTTCGACCCACGCGATGAGCGCGGGGGTCGACGGTGTGTAGGCGTAGGTTCCGCCCGAGGCCGAACCGCGTGCGAGCAGACTGCCGCCGAACGGCGCGGCGTTGAAGGTGCCCATGCCGCGCTCACGCGCGTCGTCGAGCAGCGCCCGTGCGCTCTGGTCGACGATCGTGAACCGGTTGTGGGTGAGCACGGCGTCGAAGAGCCCCGAGGCGACGTAGCGCGAGACGACGCTCACACGACCGGCCGCGATGCCGATCGCGTCGACGAGACCCTGCTCCTTGAGTTCGAGCATGCCGGCGACGGCACCACCCGGGGCCATCGCCTCCTCGAACGTGATCGTGTACGGGTCGTGCAGGTGCAGCAGACCGATGCGGTCGACGCCGAGACGTGCGGTGCTCTCCTCGAACGAACGCCACACGCGGTCACGGTCGAAGACGCCCGTCGCGGGGTCACGGTCGGTCTTCGTGACGATCGGGCGCGGGTCGGCGACCGCACGCCGGGCGAGCCCGAGCACCGCTTCGCTGCGACCCTCGGAGTACATGTTCGATGTGTCGACGACCGCGTACGGACCGCTCAGCATCGCTGTCGCGAGCTCGACGGCCGCGGCCTCCTCGGCGCTTCCGGGCTCGGTGCCCTGGCCGAGGCCCGAGGTACCGAGTGTGAGCGGGCTGACCTCGATGCCGGTCGCGCCGAGCGTGCGCGGGTCGATAGGTGTCGTCATCGTTCCTCCTCGTGGGGGTCCTGCTGGATGTAGACGTGGGCGCCCCACGCGTCGATCGTGATCTCGGTGTGCGCAGGCGTCGGTGCGCCGAGCAGGTCGACGACGTCGACGGGCACGATCACGCGCACCGCCTCGCCCGACCAGTTGTGCACGAACCACAGACGTGCGCCGCTCGCGTTCCGTCCCGACGTCACCATGACCGGAGTCTCGACGCGCCAGACCGCGGCGACGCGATCGGGCACGAACGCCTCCGCGAGATCGCGCGCGAACACCCGGTCGGGCACGGTGCCGACGACGCTCACCCGACCGGCGCCGAAAGCGCGCGTCGTCACCGCCGCGAACGACCCGAAGAACGGATGACGGTAGCCGGCGAGAACCGCCGCCTCGTCGTCATCAGCCGGAACCAGCCCGTCGGCCCACAGCGTCGCGGCCGCACCCGTCGACACGGCGAGTGCCGCGGAACCCGTGACCTCGACCGGCCCGGCGAGGTTCGACCACTCGCTGTAACCGACGCCCGCGGCATCCGTCAGCTGTTCGGGCAGCCGACCCGAACGGGCGCGACCGAGCTCGTCGCCCGTCGCCGTGCGGGGGCCGAGCACGAGGTGCCCGCCCGCGTCAGCGTAGGCGCGGAGGAGCGCGAGCGTCGCGTCGTCGGCGACCCCGAGGCCTGCCGCGACGAGCACGGGGAAGGCGGCGACGAGCGCATCGGGCGTGTAACCGGCTAGATCGGTGTCGTGCACGAGGCGCACTTGCGCGCCCGCTTCGAGGAGCCCGCGATAGAAGGGAGCGATGATCTGGTCGTACGCGTCGGCGCGCGGCCCGGGCACTCGCGAGGGCACGGGCGGCTCGAACTCCATGAACCATCGGCTGTCGCCGGAGACGACGAAGCCGACATCCGCATCGGGCCGGAAGCCCGCCGTGAGCGGGCCGAGCGCGTCGAGATCGGAGCCGAGGGCGGCGACCTCGTCATAGATGCGACCCGGCTCGCCCGAGTGCGGCAGCACGCCGCCCCAGTTCATCTCGGTGCCGGTCGTGAGGGTGTTCCAGTGCCAGTACTCGATCATCGCGGCGCCGCGCGCGACGAGCGCGAGGGCGACCTGACGCAGCTGGCCGGGGTACGGCGGAAGGTTGAGGTCGCTGCCGCCGATCGACTGCGCGTTCGTCTCGGCGACGAGGAAGCGCCGCCCGCCGGATGCCGCGTACGAACGATCGGCCGAGAGCAGGAGCCCCCACACCCCGGTCGTCACCCACGTCGCGACGGGCGCGAGGTCGAGGCGCGCATCGAGGTGGTCCTGCGTGCCGTAGTAGAGGTTGACCGAGGCGACGTCGAGCTCGTTCGCGACGCGCACCTCGTCCATCGCGACGCGCGTCAGGGCGAGGCACGTCGTGACGAAACGGCCGCCCGTCGCGTACTCGCGTACGATCGCGGCCTGACGGCCGATGAAGCGCGCGACCTCGGCGCCCTGGAAGCGACGCCACGCGAGGTCGTACTGCGGGATCGTGTTGCCCGCGGGGCGCCACAGCTCGTCGAAATCGGTGAGGCGATGCGACCAGTACGTGAGACCCCAGGCCTCGTTGAGCGCGTCGACGTCGCCGAACTCGTCGCGCAGGCTCTGCACGAACCGGGCGAAGACGGCGTCGTTGTGCAGCAGGTGCAGGCCCGGCTCGTTGTCGACCTGGAAACCGATGATCGCGGGGTGCTCGGCCCAGCGCCCGAGGATCGCCCGGATGACGCGCTCGCAGTACCCGAAGAACTCGTCATTCGTGAGGTCGATCTCTTGGCGCCCGCCCCACGGGATGCGCGAACCGTCGGCCCGCTCGGCCGCGAACTCGGGGTGGGCGCGCTGCATCCACGGCGGGATGGCGTAGGTCGGCGTACCGAGGATGACGCGGATGCCGCGCGCGTGGGCCGCATCGAGCGCGGGCCCGATCCACTCGAGGTCGAACTCGCCGTCGCGCGGCTCCCACGTCGACCAGACGGACTCCCCCATGCGGATGACGGTGACGGATGCCGCGCGCATGAGGTCGAGGTCACGCTCGAGACGATCGAACCCGACGTATTCGGGGTAGTACGCGGCGCCGAAGAGGATGCGGGTTTCGGGAAGGGTCACGTGTGCGGGTGCCTGGTCTCCCCGATGCGACATTGCATATCCATTCTGCTATGAATCTCATTGCAAAGCCTACCCGCGCGCTCGCCGCCCCCACAAGCGCCCGCCCCCGTCATCTCCTCGCCCGTCCCACCGTCTCGGCGTCACGTTTGTGCTCTTCAGGGCGCACGAACAGCACATCCGTGACGCCGAGACTGTTTCGTTTGGGCGTCACGTTTGTGCCCTTCAGGGCGCGCGAAGAGCACATCCGTGACGCCGAGACTGTTTCGTTTGGGCGTCACGACACGCTGGTCATCGCGGACTTACCCAGCGTGTCGTGACGCCGAGACGTGTAAGTACGCTCGGGCGGGGGTCAGCCGGCGGTGGAGGCTCGGATGACGAGCTCGGGCTGGAAGACGATGTGCTCGTGCTCGGTCGACTCGCCCTCGGTCTCCTTGAGCAGCAACTGCACGGCGGTGTACCCGATGAGCGCGGCGGGCTGACGGATCGACGAGAGCGGCACCACGGCCGCCGACGCGAAGTCGATGTCGTCGTACCCGATGAGGGCGATGTCGCCCGGCACGCGCACGTCGCGCATCATCGTGAGCGCCTGCAGCAGTCCCATCGCGAGCAGATCGTTCGCGGCGAACACGGCATCCGGTCGGTCGGCGGGGTCGCGCGCGATGATCGCCTCACCCGCGGCGCGGCCCTCGAGCACCGAGAGCGCGTCGGTGCCGATGCGTTCGAGGGCGGCATCCTCCACCTCGGCGACGGCCTTCGCCGCACCCTCGTACCGGTCGCTCACCTGCCGGATCGCCTCGGGCCCGCCGACGAACGCGAGGCGACGCCGGCCGATGTCGAGCAGGTGCTTCGCGGCGAGGTATCCGCCCACGACATCGTCGACCGAGACCGACGAGAAGCTCTGGTCGCCGGCCTCGCGGTCGACGAGCACGACGGGGATGCCGCGGGAGCGGATGCGTTCGAGCGCGGGGAGGTCGTCGTCGAGCGGCGAGATGAGCACGCCGCGCACGCGCTGCTCCTCGAAGTGATCGAGGTAGGAGCGCTCGCGCACCGAGTTCTGGTCGCTGTTGCCGAGCAGCACGGCGAGGTTGTCTTCGGCCGCGCGGTCTTCGGCTCCGCGCGCGACGTCGGTGAAGAACGGGTTGCGCACGTCGAGCACGACGAGCCCGATCGACCGGCTGCGACCGGCGCGCAGCTGTCGCGCGGCGTCGTTGCGCACGAAGCCGAGGTCTTCGATCGCCGCGAGAACTCGCGCGACGGTCGTCGGCGACACCTTCTCGGGTCTGTTCAACACATTGGAAACGGTTCCCACGGAAACGCCGGCCGCCGACGCGACATCGCGCACACTCATCGCCATGCCCAGCACCCCCTGCTCGTTAGCGGCATGAGCGAGAGTGTAGGGCATCGGTTCACGAGCGCGTCTGCTTCATGACGCCCGCGCGATCTTCGCGAACATGTCTTCGAGCAGGAACCGCGTGTCGACCTGCTCGCAGACGAAGATCCGCTGCGGCTTCGACGACGGCTCGTAGTCGCCCGCGGCGGTGAATCGCACGGGCGTCTGCGGCCGGAACACTCCCGAGAACGGCTCGAGCATGAGTCCGATCGCGGGTGAGTCTCCGAGCGAGCGGCTCTCGATGGGGCGCGGATGCCAGCGCGCATTCCACGCGATGAGCTGGTCGACGAGGTAGCGGCCGAGTGCGCCGTGCGGGCCGACGCGAGCCTCGAGCTCGGCGTACGACACGTTGACGAGCCGGTAGATCGAGGCGGGCACCTGCCACACGGTGACACCCGAGTCGAAGACGACGTTCGCGGCATGGATGTCGTTGCCGAGGTTGTACTCGGGCGAGGCGCCGACGTGCACGAGGTCGCCGTAGGCGGGCCCGCCGATCCAGATGACGACGATGCTGCGATCCGCGATCGACGGGTCGAGGAGCAGCGCCGACGCCATGTCGGTGAGCGGCCCGAGGAACGCGATGTAGAGCGGCTCCTCGGTGCGGGATCCCGCCGGCACGTCGGGCGTCGCGTGGGCCTCCTCGATGATGAGGCGGGCGCCGGGCGAGTCGACGGGCATCGTCTCGTCGGGCAGCGCGTGCGGCGCGCCGTCGGCGACCGTGACGTCCGACCCGCCGAGCAGGTCGATGAGCTTGTCGATCTCGAGGCGCGAGTCCTTCTGGCTCTGAGCGCTCCGCCCCTCGCCGAAGTGCGCTCCGATGAGGCCGCGCACGTCGAGCGTCGGCGACAGCAGGGCGTGCACGATCGCGAACTGGTCGTCGGCCTCGTTCGCGGCATCCGTGTTGACGATGACGCGACGGCGGTTCTCGGCGCTCATCGGGCGACGCCCCGCTCGGCGTCGAGGGCTGCGAGGGCGTCGGCGACCGCCTCCTGCACGTCGGTGCCGGTGCGGTTCGAGAGCGTCTCGCCGAGCTCGCGATCGGGCAGCCACGGTGTGCGGAGCCGCAGCGCCTCGGCGGCCTCGGGCTTCCTGGCCTCGAGCACGTCGAGCACCGCCCGGTAGGCTGCGGGGTCGTCGACGATCTGGGCGAGGCTCGACTGCAGGCTGACGGATGCCGGCGGCGCGGTCACGACCGTGTCATCCACCGTCCACTCGTGCTCGCCCGAACCCACCTCGAGCTCCTCGCCGCCCGGCAGCACGACGCGAGCCGACGTGTTCGGCGGCACGATCGCCTCGATGCGGATGCGTCCGCCCTCGCGCTGCCACCCGACGCGCGCGGTGCCGTAGGGCGTGTGGTGCTCGGCGGCGGCGTGGTCGAAGCCCGGCAACGGGGTCGGGGCGATGCGGATGACGCGGTAGCCCGCTTCATCGGGGGCGAGACCGGCGACGACGCGGTGCAGCCAGTCGGCGACGGCCCCGAGCGCGTAGTGGTTGAACGACGTCATCTGACCCGGGTTGATGGTGCCGTCGGGCAGCATCGAGTCCCAGCGCTCCCAGATCGTCGTCGCACCCATCGTGACGGGGTAGAGCCACGACGGGTTCTCGGTCTGGGTCAGCAGTCGCGTCGCGGTGTCGACGTGGCCGGTCTCGGTGAGGGCGTCCTGGATGATCGGCGTGCCGACGAAGCCCGTCGAGATGCGGTAGCCCGAGCGTCGCGTGAGCTCGGCGAGGCGCGCACCGAGGGCGGCGTGCTGCTCCACGGGCGCGATGCCGAAGCGGATCGCCATCGCGTAGGCCGTCTGCGCGTCGGAGACCATGCGGCCCGACGGTGTGACGTACTCGTCGAGGAACGCGCGGCGCACCTCCTCGGCGAGCGCCCGGTACGTCACCGCGTCGTCCTCGTGGCCGAGCAGTTCGGCCGCGCGGGCGACGAGGTCGGTCGAGAGGAAGAGGTGTGCGGTCGCGACGATGTCGGCATCGGTCTTCGCATCGGCGGGCTGCTCGGGCGGCGCGTCGGGGTCGAGCCAGTCGCCGAACTGGAAGCGGCCCTCCCAGAGGCGCCGCTCGCCGGCGATGTCGAGCAGCGCGTCGGCCCAGCTCGTCATGCTCGGGTACTGGCGTGCGATCGTGTCGACGTCGCCGAAGCGTTCGGTGAGCACCCACGGCACGACGGTCGCGGCGTCGCCCCACGCGGCGGCGGGCCGGGCCGGGCCGAGCACGTTCGGAACGATGAACGGCACGATGCCGTCGGCGTTCTCCTGCTCGCGCGCGAGGTCGTCGAGCCACGAGTCGAGGAAGCCGCGCACGTCGTAGAGGAAGCTCGCGGTCGGCGCGAAGACCTGGATGTCGCCCGTCCACCCGAGGCGCTCGTCGCGCTGCGGGCAGTCGGTCGGCAGGTACAGGAAGTTGCCGCGAAGGCCCCACACGACGTTCTCGTGCAGCTGCGAGACGAGCGGGTCGCTCGTCTCGAACCATCCCGTGCGCTCCATGTCGCTGTGGATGACGATCGCCGTGACATCCGCGGGGTCGAACTCACCCGGCCAGCCCGAGATCTCGGCGTAGCGGAAGCCGTGGAAGGTGAACTCGGGCTCCCACTCCTCGACGCCGCCGCCCGCGAGCGTGTACGAGTCGGTCGCCGCGGCGGCGCGCAGCGGGCGCGTGCCGAGCTCGCCGTGCTCGAGCACTTCGGCGTGACGCAGCGTGATGACGGTGCCCGCGGGGCCCGAGACGCGGAGGTGCAGCCACCCGACGAGGTTCTGGCCGAAGTCGAGCAGGGTCGCGCCACTCGGCGACGTCGTGACCTCGACCACGGGGCGCTCCTCGATGCGGCGCACGAACGGGGAGGTGCGCGCTTCGGGCGTGACGATCGCATCGCCGGCCGCGGCCCGGGCCCAGCCCGAGTCGTCGAAGCCGACGCGCGCGAAGCCGTCGATCGCGAGGCGGGCGTCGTAGTGCTCGCCCTGGTAGAGGCTGCTCGAGACGAGCGGCCCCGTCGCCGCACGCCAGTCCGTGCCCGTCACGATCGTCTCGCTCGACCCGTCGGCGTACTCGACGACGAGCTGGGCGGCGAACGACGGCTGCTCGGCGTAGAACGTGCGGGCGTTCTCGCGGAAGCCGAACTCCTCGGTCGCCCACCCGCCCGCGAGTCGCACGCCGAGCGCGTTGCGTCCGCCGACGAGCAGGTCGGTGACGTCGGTCGTCTCGTGGATCTGGCGGAACTGGTACGGCGTCCAGCCCGGCTTCATGACCTGGTCGTCGACGTCGTCACCGTTGAGGGCGACCTGGTAGACACCGAGCGCCGTCGCGTAGAGCGTCGCCCGGCGCACGCCATCGCCGAGTTCGAACTCGGTGCGGAGGTACGCGGGCTGCGCGGCCGCGGCGGGTTCGGCGAGGCCGATGGATGCCGCGATCCATTCGCCCTCGGCGAGGAAGCCGCCGCGCAGTGCACGCGGTTCGCTCCAGTCGCCCGCGACACCGTCGAGTCCCGAGACGCGCACGCGCACCGCGACCTCTTCGCGCGGGGCGAGGGGCGCGAACGGCCACGCGACGCGCACCGAGGCGTCGCCGTCGATGCGGGCCTCCTCGGCGCCGCTCTCACGCTCGACGACGATCTCGGCGCTCGACTGCCGCCAGGACGGCGTCTCGACCTCGGTGATCCAGCTGAGGACCGGGGTCGGCGAGGCGACGACGTCGCTTCCGTAGGGGGCATCGGTGTCGATGCGGATGACGCGGGGCGATGCATGGCTCACGAGAGAAGGGCTCCTTGGAGTCGGTATCGGTGGGATGGATCAGGATTCGACGACGACGGGCGCCGTGACGACGATCTGGTGGATGCCGTGGCCGACCTCGCCCGCGGCATCCGTCGCGCCGTCGATCGTCACGGTCGACTCGGGCGAGACCGGAAGGTCGAGGGCGGCGCGCGAGCCGAAGGGCACGGTGAGATCGATGACGAGCGAGCCGTTCTCGACGGTCCACTCGATCGCGAGGCGACCGAGACGCGTGTCGATCGATGCGGCGGCGTGCTCGAGACCGGTGGCCGGGCGCGGGGCGACGTGCACGAGTCGGTAGCCGGGTTCGTCGGCGTCGGGCGCGAGGCCCGCGACCGTGCGGTAGACCCAGTCGATCATCGCGCCGTAGGCGTAGTGGTTGAACGAGAGCATGCTTCCCCCGCCGCCGTCGCCCGAACCGGCATCCATCGCTCCGCCGTGGATCGAGCCGTCGGGCAGGATCGCGTCCCAGCGCTCCCACACCGTCGTCGCTCCACGGTCGACCTGGTAGAGCCACGAGGGGGCGTCGCGCCGCAGCAGCATGAGGTACGCCTCGGCGAGGTGGCCCGAGTTCGAGAGCGCGAAGAGCACGAGCGGCGTGCCGAGGAAGCCCGTCGCGATGCGGCCGTTCTCGGCGCGCACGTTCGCGGCGAGCGCGTCGGCGATCTCGGCGCGGCGCTCAGCCGGAGCGAGGTCGAACTCGAGGGCGAGCGCGGCACCCGTCTGCGTCGTGATCGCCTCGTCGCCCCACGCTGTCCAGGTCGCGGCGGCGACGCGATCGGCGAGCGCATCGGCGTCGGACGCCCGGTCGGCGTCGCCGACGAGTCGCTCGGCGCGGGCGAGCAGTCGTGCCGAGTGCGCGTAGAACGCGTTCGCGACGTAGTCGCTCGAGACCTTGGCCTCCCAGGGGCGCTCGCCCGGGGCATCCGGGTCGAGCCAGTCGCCGTACTGGAAGGGCTCGGTCGGCAGCACGACGCCGTCGCCCGCGCGGTTCCGCAGGTGCTCGACCCAGCGACGCATGCTGCCGAGCTGCTGCTCGAGCGCCTCGGTCGAGCCGTACGACTCGTAGACGGCGAGAGGCACGATCGTCGCCGCGTCGGCCCAGCCGGCGCGACCCATGGGGTTCGTCGGAGTGCCGCCCATGAGCATGTCCTCGGGGCGGATGATGTCGGGCACGACCGACGCGACCCCGCCCTCGTCGGTCTGGTCGAGTTCGAGGTCGACGAGCCACGAGAGCCAGAACGACTCGGTGTCGAGGAGCGTGTTGGCGGTCGCGGCGAACGCCTGCGCGTCGCCCGTCCAGCCGAGCCGCTCGTCGCGCTGCGGGCAATCGGTCGGCACCGAGACGAAGTTGTCGCGCTGCGACCACAAGACGTTCGAGTGGAAGCGGTCGAGCGCCTCGTGCGACGACCGGAACTCGCCGCGCGGCGCGAGGTCGCTCGAGATCGCGACGGCCTCGGCCGAGACGACGCGCGCGTCGCTCACGACGTCGGCGTATCGGAAGCCGTGAAACGTGAACGTCGGTTCGAGCACCGTCTCGCCGTCGCGGGCGAGCGTGTAGACGTCGGTCGCGCGGGCCGAGCGGAGGGCCGCCGTGTGGAGCGCGCCCGAGGGCTCGAGAACCTCGGCGTGGCGCACGGTCACGGTGTCGCCCGCCGAGCCGTCGACGACGAGTCGCACCCAGCCGGAGACGTTCTGGCCCGAGTCGAGCACGACGCGGTCGCTCTGCTCGTCGACCGTCATCGGGCGGCGCTCGATGACGCGCACGGGCGGGGCGACGCGGGGGGCGAAGATCGCGCGATCGACGGGGACGACGGATGCCGGCTGCCAGCCCGAATCGTCGAAGCCGGCGTCGTGCACGGCGGGGTCGTCGGCGCGGAGGTCGATCGTCGTGCCGTCGTAGATGCTCGCCGTCTGCACGGCGCCGAAGCCGCCGCGCCACGTGTCGTCGGTCACGAGGGCGACGTCGCCGTCGATCTCGAGCTGGGCGAGGGCGCCGATGCGGTCGCCGTAGATCGCGGTGCGCGACGCGAAGCCCATGCGGCCGCGGTACCAGCCGTCGTTGACCTCGAGCACGAGCACGTTCGGGCCGCTGCGGAGCAGGCCCGAGACATCGTATGTATCGACGAGCACGCGCCCGTCGTAGCTCGTCCAGCCCGGCGTGAGCAGGGCGTCGGAGACGGGATGACCGTTGAGCCGCGCGTCGACGAGTCCGAGCGCGCTGAGGCGCAAGCGGGCCTCGCCGACGGGGCCGTCGATCGTGAACTCGCGGCGGAGGATCGGGTTGGGCCCGGCGATCTCGCTCGGGATGTCGATGACCGACGCCACGAGGTCGCTGCCTCGGATTCCGGCCTCGATCGCGACGGGCTCGCTCCACGCACTCCATCCGGCACCGGCGTCGATGCGCACGGCGTACTCGCGGCGTTCGCGGGGCTCGAGGGCGCTCGCACCGCGGATGCCGGTCTGGTCGGCGCTCGAGACCGGTTCGGCGACGGCCCAGTCGCCCGAACAACTGCGCTCGGCCAGCTGGTAGGCGTGCTGACGGGCATCCGGGCGGTCGGACTCGACCTGCCACGAGAGGCGCGGAACGAGGAGGGGGACTCCGAGCTGGCCCGGCGCGAACTGCGATCGGATCGAGATGATCCGCGTCGACGAGTCGGGCTCGGACGCGTTCGGGAGGGCTGTCATGGCCTGTCCTTTCGGTGGCGCACCATTGCGCACGGCTTAATCCTGAAACGATTCAAGGTCGAATGTCAACCGCCGCGCCGGGCCCCTCTTGCGTGCCTCGGATAAGGGGGAAGAACCGGTCGACCGCGTTACCCGATCGTTACATTTATCGATTGACTGCATTCGCCGCCGGTCGTACCTTACGAATGTTGAACCGTTTCAATACGGCGCACAGCACAGCCCTGGCAATGACGCCGGATCGCTGCTTTACAAGGAGGTAAAGGTATGAACTCTCGGAGTTCGATGAAGAAGAGCGTCTTCGCCCTCGTCGGTGCCGCCGCCCTCGTTCTTCCCCTCGCTGCGTGCAGCGCGGGTGACGGCGGAGACGGTGGCACGACGATCTCATTCCTGACGCAGAACTCGGATCAGAACATCGCCTCGGCTGAGGCGCTCATCGCAGCGTTCGAAGCCGAGAACCCCGACATCTCGGTGAACCTGGAGACACAACCCGCCGGCACCGAGGGCGACAACCTCATGAAGACGAAACTATCGACCGACGAGATGGACGATGTCTTCTACTACAACTCGGGTTCGCTGCTGCAAGCACTGAACCCCGATCAGTACCTCGTGAATCTGTCCGACGAGGCATGGGTCGCCGACCTCACCGACGACATGAAGACCGTCGTATCCACCGAGAACGGTCTCTACGGCGCTCCGTTCGGCACATCGCAGGCCGGGGCCGTGCTGTACAACAAGCCCATCTACGAGCAACTGGGCCTCAGCGTGCCGACGTCATGGTCGGAATTCGCAGCGAACAATGATGCGATCTCTGCGGCAGGCATCCCCGCCATCATCCAAACGTACGGCGACACCTGGACGAGTCAGCTCTTCGTGCTCGGCGATTTCGGGAACGTTCTCGCGCAAGACCCGGACTGGGCGGAG harbors:
- a CDS encoding ABC transporter substrate-binding protein, whose amino-acid sequence is MNSRSSMKKSVFALVGAAALVLPLAACSAGDGGDGGTTISFLTQNSDQNIASAEALIAAFEAENPDISVNLETQPAGTEGDNLMKTKLSTDEMDDVFYYNSGSLLQALNPDQYLVNLSDEAWVADLTDDMKTVVSTENGLYGAPFGTSQAGAVLYNKPIYEQLGLSVPTSWSEFAANNDAISAAGIPAIIQTYGDTWTSQLFVLGDFGNVLAQDPDWAEKYTAGERKYADEPGLQAFDNQEEAGKAGWFNPNFASALYDDGVRMVATGEGAQYPILTGAVSAIAQNYADNVDDVGVFAFPAQDAADTKLTVWLPNAMYIPKTTEGAELEASKKFIAFANSAEGCEIQTSVLSVSGPFATSACSLPDDVPALVQDLQVYFDEGNTNPALEFLSPIKGPNLENITVEVGSGIRSAADGAALYDDDVKKQAQQLGLDGW
- a CDS encoding alpha-L-rhamnosidase: MTALPNASEPDSSTRIISIRSQFAPGQLGVPLLVPRLSWQVESDRPDARQHAYQLAERSCSGDWAVAEPVSSADQTGIRGASALEPRERREYAVRIDAGAGWSAWSEPVAIEAGIRGSDLVASVIDIPSEIAGPNPILRREFTIDGPVGEARLRLSALGLVDARLNGHPVSDALLTPGWTSYDGRVLVDTYDVSGLLRSGPNVLVLEVNDGWYRGRMGFASRTAIYGDRIGALAQLEIDGDVALVTDDTWRGGFGAVQTASIYDGTTIDLRADDPAVHDAGFDDSGWQPASVVPVDRAIFAPRVAPPVRVIERRPMTVDEQSDRVVLDSGQNVSGWVRLVVDGSAGDTVTVRHAEVLEPSGALHTAALRSARATDVYTLARDGETVLEPTFTFHGFRYADVVSDARVVSAEAVAISSDLAPRGEFRSSHEALDRFHSNVLWSQRDNFVSVPTDCPQRDERLGWTGDAQAFAATANTLLDTESFWLSWLVDLELDQTDEGGVASVVPDIIRPEDMLMGGTPTNPMGRAGWADAATIVPLAVYESYGSTEALEQQLGSMRRWVEHLRNRAGDGVVLPTEPFQYGDWLDPDAPGERPWEAKVSSDYVANAFYAHSARLLARAERLVGDADRASDADALADRVAAATWTAWGDEAITTQTGAALALEFDLAPAERRAEIADALAANVRAENGRIATGFLGTPLVLFALSNSGHLAEAYLMLLRRDAPSWLYQVDRGATTVWERWDAILPDGSIHGGAMDAGSGDGGGGSMLSFNHYAYGAMIDWVYRTVAGLAPDADEPGYRLVHVAPRPATGLEHAAASIDTRLGRLAIEWTVENGSLVIDLTVPFGSRAALDLPVSPESTVTIDGATDAAGEVGHGIHQIVVTAPVVVES